A region of Ornithorhynchus anatinus isolate Pmale09 chromosome 5, mOrnAna1.pri.v4, whole genome shotgun sequence DNA encodes the following proteins:
- the TMEM52 gene encoding transmembrane protein 52 translates to MGWGSGPRCPACSLLLLPPAPLLLLLQVGLSRSETGCGRTEQCPPSTSWTNLWYVWLILLTVFLLLLCGITASCIKFCCRKKRPPAQAFPRRPYDLTVIALDNDSTIHSTVTSYSSLQYPLAPPLPLPFAELDRGPVSPPAYSLYALELPPSYDEAIKMAKPDFGALPPHKLSPGPSEPGLGQGPSPDPMPPDPQPSQP, encoded by the exons atgggctgggggtcgggcCCGCGCTGTCCGgcctgcagcctcctcctcctccctccggcgccgctgctgctgctgctgcag gtggggctcagcagGTCGGAGACCGGCTGCGGCCGGACGGAACA gtGCCCCCCAAGCACCAGCTGGACCAACCTGTGGTACGTCTG GCTCATCCTGCTGACggtcttcctgctgctgctctgtggCATCACCGCCAGTTGCATCAAGTTCTGCTGCCGGAAGAAGCGGCCTCCAGCACAGGCCTTCCCGCGACGCCCCTACGACCTGACGGTCATTGCCCTCGACAACGACAGCACCATCCACAGCACTGTCACCT CTTATAGCTCACTGCAGTACCCTCTGGCCCCACCACTGCCGCTGCCGTTCGCCGAGCTGGATCGAGGCCCCGTTTCCCCCCCGGCCTACAGCCTCTACGCGCTGGAGCTGCCTCCCTCCTACGACGAGGCCATCAAGATGGCGAAGCCTGACTTTGGTGCCCTGCCCCCGCACAAGCTGAGCCCTGGCccctcagagccaggcctgggccaAGGTCCATCCCCCGACCCCATgccccctgacccccagcccagccagccCTAG